The nucleotide sequence TGAGATCAGCCCCGTCCACGCCGCCTTCTCCTGCTCGTCGAGCCATCGCAGCTCCTCGTCGTCCACGACGTCCTCGTGTCCGCCCGTGTCGCTTGTGCGCCCTGCCGTGTCGCTCATGGATCTTCCTTCCCCTCCCGCGAAGCCCGTCATGACTTTGCGCTTGAAGTCATCGCGCGCTAGTCTCACTTTACGCGTGAACTCATCGGAGTGAAAACGCACCCCTGCGAACAGGAAGAAGAAGCATCATGAGCACCGTCACTTTCGGCGTCACCCCGGGCTTCGGCGAGAAGCTGCACGCGGCCCTCGGTTACAGCGGGGCTGTCCGCGTAGACGACCGGGTCGAGATCTCCGGCCAGGCCGGGGTGGATGACGACCTGGTCGTCCCCGACGCGCTGGAGGACGAGATCGTCCTGGCCTTCGACAACGTGGAGCGCACACTCGCCACGGTCGGCGCGACATGGAAGGACGTCATCCACATCAACTCGTACCACAAGGTGGCGCCGGGAGATGACGTCATCGGCGACGACCACAACGGGGTCATGGCCGAGCAGTTCCGCCGTCGCCTCGACGGCCGCGCGCCGATCTGGACCGAGACCGGTGTGACGGTCCTCGGCCTCGCCGCGATGCGCGTGGAGATCCGCGTCACCGCCATCGTCGGCTCCGGGAACTGAACCACCGGTGGGCGGCCATGCGGTGGTCGCTCCACCGGGCAGCGGCTAGGCGGCGCGCAGGCCGCGCTTAGGCGGCGCCTCGCCAGATCGTCAAGTCGCCGTCGAGGAAGGCGAGGTCCGGGATGGCGGTCGACTTCGTCCCGACCACGAACAGCGCGATGTCCCCCGCCGGGTCCTTGATGCAGATTTCGGTGCCGCGTGCTGCGGCGGCGAGCGGGAGGCGGTGCTGCTTCGAGTGGTTGACGATGAGACGGCACTCGTCGAGGGTGGTACCCGGGTCGCCGAAGATCTGGACGAACAAGCTCGCGTCGCTCTCCAGCGCACAGTCGTAGGACCGGCAGCCGAAACGGATATCTCCCTTGTCGGCCTTCGTTTTTTTGCGTGGGTTCTTGAGGCTCAACGGCTCCTTCGCGTCCAGCGTCACCTGGCCGTACCCCTCGGGTCGCGGATCCGAGGGCGACGCCGGGGAGGACGGCGAACTGCCGGCCGCGTTTTCACCGGCGCCCACAGCTCCCGAGGACTTCGAGGAGTCCGCCGCATCCCCCGCATCCCCCGAATCTCTCGACCTTCCGGAATCCGACGAGGATCCGCGCGTGGAGGCCGGCGAGGACGCCGACGAGTCGGCGGTGTTCCGGTGATCGTCGTCCCGGCCCGTCGCGTCCATGACTCCCCAGGCCAGGAGCCCCACCAGCAGCACGCCTCCCACCACACCGGCGGCCGTGAGCAGGGCGGTACGCCGCCTGCGTACCTTCTGGTCCTCCAGCGTCGGCGATATCCACCCGGCCGGGGGGTACGGGGATCCGGTGAACGGCTGCGGGTGCACCGGGGTGGGGGCCGACACCGGCGCCGGCACCGCGATCTCCGGCCCGGTGATCTCCCGCCACACCGCAGGACCACCGCCCGCGTCGGCCGCCGCCAAGCGCTGACGGCACCACTCCACGACCTCCGCCGGGGTGGCCCGCTCCGCCGGATCGGCGGCCAGGCAGCGGGCGAACAGCGGACGCAACGGCTCGGGCAGCAGGTCCAGTTCGGGTTCCGAGTGCACGATCCGGTACATGACCTGGACGCCCGAGCCTTCGCCGTACAGCGGCCTGCCCAGTGCGGCGAACGCCGCCGTCTGGGCGAGGGCGAAGATGTCGGTCGCCGCCGTGACCTCGTCCCCCGACGCCTGCTCCGGGGCCATGAAGGCGGGCGTGCCGATCGCGTTTCCGGTCGCCGTGTACGCGGTTCCGTCGGCGGCCGTCGCGATACCGAAGTCGATCACCCGTGGCCCGTCGGCCGCCAGCAGCACGTTCGACGGCTTCAGGTCCCGGTGGACGACGCCCTCGGCGTGGATGGCCTGCAACGCCTCGGCGACCCCTGCCATCAGCCACAGCACCGCGGGCACCGGCAGCGGACCGTTCTGGGCCACCGCGTCCGTCAGGGACGGCCCGGGCACATACAACGTGGCCAGCCAGGGCGGTACGCCGTCGGCGTCGGCATCGATCAACTCGGCCGTGTACGCCCCCCGGACCCGCCGGGCCGCCTTGATCTCCCGGCCGAACCGCCGCCGGAAGTCCGGGTCGTCCGCCAGCTCCGGTCGTACCACCTTGATCGCCACGGGCCGGCCGCCGTGGGTGTGCGAGAGGTAGACCCGTCCCATACCCCCCGCGCCCAGCCGGGCGGCGAGCCGGTAACCGGCCACCACCAGCGGGTCGCCCGCCTGAAGGGGCTGGAAAACATTCGTCGCGTGATCCATCGGCCTGCTCCCCCCGTTCTGACGCATGGGCCAACGCCAGCAGCCTAACGGGCACGATCATGACGCGGCGGGACCGGGGCGGGGGCGTTGAAGCGGCTGCCACGAAGATGAGAAGCCCCGGGCCGACGTGGACCGGGGCTTCTCGTCGACGACTGTCGCAGTCAGTGGCAGGCGTGCTGCGTCTCGGCTGTTTCCTTCAGGCGGTTCACCCAGTCCCTGAGGCCCGTGTCGAGGCTTGCCTGGTTGCCGGGGATGTCGGCTTCGGCGGGGGCGCCCGACCAGGACTCCTGCGTGGTGGCGATCACGCCGCCCTTGACCGGTTTGAAGGTGAACAGGTGTACGCCGGCTATGCCGTTCACCGGTGCGGCCCAGGCAGTGCACCGTTCGGTCCTGACCTTCTTGACCGTCGAGGTGACGTGCATGCCCTGCGGGGACCATTCGAAGACCGAGCCCGGCCGCAGCGGTCCTGGGGTCTTCTTCTGGGCCGGGGTGATCTCCGGGATCCACGAGGACCAGTTGTCGATGTCCGTGTGCAGACGCCAGACCGTCTTCGGCGACGCCTTGACGAAGACACTGGCCGTGCTGATCACGGGGGCGTGCTTGTCGACGGTCAGGCCCCGGCATTCCTGGAACGTACGGGCACTCGGCCGCGCCTCGTCCGCCACCGCGGCCGGCTGGACGGCCAGCGTCGCCGTCGCGCCGAGGGCGGCGGCACCGATGCCCATGAAAAGCCTGCGTCGTGTGGTGATCAGCATTGTTCGCTTCTTTCGGTGTGTGGAGATCGGTGTGTGGAGAAGGTGGTGTGGCGTCTGCGAAAGGGGGTGTGAGGTGTGGGGTGTGAAGTACGGCGGTCAGGCGGCAGCCAGGCGCCGGTGTTCCAGGACCGTGGCCACCGCGTACGCACCGCCACCCGCGACCGTGAGGACCAGGTACAGGCCGGGCGTGCCGAGGAGGAGGGCGGCGGACGAGGTCAGGGCGAGCCAGGTGCCGAGGCTGTAGTGGAGGAGGTTGCGGCGCACCGAGCCTTCCGCGATGTAGATCAGGCCGACGACGAGGCCGGATCCGGCGGGCCAGAGCATGTCGGCCAGGTCGGGCACATCGGTGGTGGCGGTGAGTCCCGTGATGGCCAGGAAAAGGGCGGCGAAGGCCACGACCCAGGCGAGGCCGAGGAGCCTGCCGCTGAGCACTTCCGGCTGGTCTGCGCCGCGTTGGGCGCGGAGCGCGGCGATCGTGGCGTACACCGTGCCGATCGCGAGACCAATCCCGAGCAGCGTTGTCGGCAGCCACTCGGGCAGCCCGACCAGGGGGTCGTCGCCCCGGGAGAGTGCTGCGGCGCCGTGCCCGAGGAGGTACGCGAGCCCGAAGGAGATGTACGTGGCGCGGTTGTCGATCTGACCGGGGCCGAGGCGGGGGGCGGGGCGGGGGCCGGTGCCGGCGCTGTCCATGGCGGCGGGGCCGGCGATACGCGTGGCAGCGGGATCGGTCGCGGCGGCAGCGGCCGTGGCGGGGCTGGTGGGGGTCATGGCGGTGTCTCCTGGGCAGGGGCGAGGGTTCACACGAGGTGGGACAGGGATACGGCGATGCGCTGGACGATGTCCGCTGGCCAGGGGAACGCCGTGGCGACGGCCCGCTGGTGGGCGAGTGCGTGCAGGCCCAGCCACAGCGCGACCGCGTCGGCGGCCGGGTCGGTGCTGGTGCAGTGCCCCGCGGCGACGCAGTCGCCGATGGAGTCGGCGAGGATCCGCATCGGCTCCTCGCCGACCGTTTCCTCACTCCCGGACCCGGCGAGGGGGTTCCACGACCCGCCGAACATGACGCGGTACCGCTCGGGGTGGTCGTGGGCGAAGGCGAGGTAGGCCAGGCATACGGCGCTCAGCCGCTCCCGTGGATCGTCGCCCGCGCGGTCGAGGGCGGCCCTGATCCGGACGGAGAGTTCGGCGAAGGCCTGCCGTACCACCTGGAGCATGAGGGCCGGCTTGTCGTGGAAGTGCGGGTAGATCGAGGGCGCGGCGATGCCCGCTCTGCGGGCGACGGCCCGCAGGGTGACGGCGCGTTCGTCGCCGCCCTCCGCGTCGAGCAGTTCGGCCGTGGCGGCGAGGATGTCGGCGCGTAGCCTGCCGCCCTCGCCCCGCCGGTTCCTCGGCCGGACCCTGGACGGTTCGGCGGCTGCCCCCGTACCCGCAGACGACTCCGCGCCCGCGTCCGCACCGGTCCCCGCTTCCGCGTTCATGCCTGGTGCGGGTCAGGTACGAGGATGACCTTGCCCAGGACCGTACGGGACTCGGCGAGTTCCAGCGCCGACGCCGCCTCGGTCAGGGGGAGTTCCGCCGCGATCTGCGGAACCAGGGAGCCGTCGGCCACCAACCGCAGTACCTGGGCGAGGTCTTCGTTCAGCCGCCGCTGCCACATCGCCCGACGGCGGCGGCCCGCCCAGTAGTTGTAGAAGTGCGCGCTCCTGCCGTTGGGCAGGGAGTTCCACGCCGCGAGCCGCGCGAACACCTTCAGCACCGGGAGTTGCGAGTTGCCCTCGTCGTCCTTCGTCGCCGCCGTACCGTACGAGACGAGTGTGCCGCCGCGGCGCAGCAGCCGCCACGACTGTTCCAGGCCGGCGCCGCCGACGTGGTCGAAGACCGCGTCCACGCCGTCGGGTGCGAACTCCCGGATCTTGGCGTACATGTCGGGGTCGCGGTAGTCGACCGGCGTCGCGCCCAGCTCGCGCACGGTGGCGTGGTGGCGCGGCGAGGCCGTGCCGATCACGGTGATGCCCGCGTGCCGGGCCAGTTGTACGAGGGTGGAGCCGACGCCGCCGTTGGCACCGAGCACGACGACGGTCCCGCCGGTGCGGACCTTGGCCGTCCTGTGCAGCATCTGCCAGGCGGTGATGCCGTTGACGAGTACGGTCTCGGCGGCAGCCGGGGAGACCCCGTCGAGCACCGGCATCAGGTCCTCGGCGTCGACCACCAGATGGCTGGCCCACGCGCCGGTCTTCGTGACGGCCGCGAACCGGCGTCCGGCGAGCGCGGTGTCCACACCGGGCCCGGTCGCGGTGACCGTACCCACCACGTCGTACCCGGGCACGAAGGGGAACGGCGGCTGGTCGTAGTACTTGCCGCGCCGCATCTGCTGCTCGGCGAACGCGACTCCGGTCGCCTCCATCCGCAGGACGACCTGCCCGGCTGCGGGGTCCGGGAGGTCGCGGGTGGTGACCCGCAGACCGTCCGGCTCGACCTCACCGGGGAGGACGATCTCGGTGACGTGGGTGACGAGCGTCGTTGTGTTCATGAGAGGTCCGATCGGTTGGGCGGGACCCGGTCGGCCCCGCTTGAACTTACGACCGTAAGGCTACGCACGTTAGGGGGTGTGCGCAAGAGGCAACGCTCGTAAGGTTCAGAGCGTAAGGTGAAGCCATGAGACCCGATACATCAGCAGCAGCGACGCGGAGCCGCGTTCGCAATCGCCGCGGGCAGGGCGATCGGCTGCGCGACGAGATCGTGACGGCGGCGGTCGACCTGCTCGACGAGGCCGGTGACGCGGGCGCCGTCACCCTGCGCTCCGTCGCCCGGCGCGTCGGGATCGCGGCCCCGTCGATCTACCGGCACTTTCCGGACCAGCCCGCCATCATGCTGGCCGTGGTGCGTAACGCCTTCGCCGAGCTGGACGAGCAGTTGGGCGCGGCGGACACTGCTGCGGGCACCTCCGCACAGGCTGCCGCGGACACCGCCACGGGCACTGCCGTAGAGGCTGCCGCGGACACCGCCGCGAACCCGGCTGAGCACTCTGCCGCGAACCCGGCTGAGGACTCTGCTGGCGACGCGCCCCGTGAACGGCTGACGGCCCTGTGCCACAGCTACTTGGCGTTCGCCCGCGCGCACCCCGGCCGCTACCGCGCCATGTTCGGCGGGCTCTGGACACCCGACCTGGACGCGAGTTCCGTGACCGAGGAGGACGTGGCGACCCTCGGTCAGGCCAGCATGCGGCGGCTCGCCGAAGCCCTCGGCGGCTGTGTCGCCGCCGGCCGCGCGACCAGCACCGATCTGGCCGCCGACGCGGTCGCGCTCTGGCTCGGTCTGCACGGTCTCGCCCACCAGCAGGCGGTCGCCCCCTCCTTCCGCTGGCCGCCGGACATCGCCGAGCGGGTCATCACCGCGCTCGCGCACTTCACGGACGTACGGCCGCCGGCGTAGTGGCCGGGCCGCTTCCGAGCCTCCGAACAGGACGGACGACCCGTTCGCGGCGATGATGTGAGGGGACGGACAAGCCACCGGCGTGGACATCGGACGCCAGATCGGCAGGCATCGATGGAACGGACGCCGGAGCCGCTGTTCACCGTGGACGACGCCGGACGGGTCACCTCGTGGAGCGACGCCGCCGCCCGGCTCTTCGGCAGTCCTGCGGTACGGGTACGGAACCGTGGCGCGGCGGAGGCCGTCGCCGGATCCGGCGTGCCACTGCGCGCGGTGCCCCGGCCGGATGCCGAAGGGTGGGAGATCTACCCGTACGACGGCGCCGGCTCGGGACAGCGCGCCGCCGGCCCCGACCTGGAGGGCGCGCTCGTACGGGCGCTCTTCGCCGAGTCGCAGCTGGGCCTGATCGTCCTCGACCAGGACCTGCGGCTCGTACGGGCCAGCGCCGCGGCCCGGGCGATGTACGGCGACTCGGCCGACAAGCTCCTCGGCAGACCGCTCGACGAGGCGTACGACCTGGAGGACCCGGCGCGGGAGGTCGCGGCGGCCCGCGAGGTGCTGAAGACCGGGACACCGGTGTTCTCCCGGCTGGTCACGAGTTTCACCACGGTCCGTCCCCGCAGGCGGCAGTACTACTCCGTCTCCGCCTTCCGCCTGTCCGGGCCGCACGGGGAGCCGCTCGGACTGGCCATGACGCTGCTGGAAGTGACCCGCAGGGAACGCGACCGCGAGCGGGCGGACTGCGTCTCCCGGGTCCGCGAACTCGTCGGCCGCTCCCTCCAAGTGACGGAGAGCTGCCAGCACTTCGCCGACGCGCTGGTGCCCGATTTCGCGGACATCGCTCTCGTCACGCTCACCGAACAGGTCGCAGGTGGCGATTATCCGCCGTTGCGGCCTGTGGACACCGAGAAGCTGCTGCTACGCCGCGCTGCTTTCCGTACGAGCGGGTCCGCCGACGCAGACGTGGAGACCGGTATCGGCATCGGCATCGGCATCGGTGAGGTGAGCGCCGTCGGGGAGGAGGCCGCGGTCAACAAGGCGCTGCGCGAGGAGCGTCCGGTACTCGTACGGGCGGGCGCCGACGACGAGAGCGGTGACGGCAGCCGCACCGACCCCGCCGACTCCCGGGCCCAGGCCCGCGCCCACACCATGATCGTGGCCCCGCTCACCGTCCGCGGCCGGGTGCTGGGACTGCTACGGCTGCTGCGCTGCGGCGACTCCGAGCCGTTCACCAGGGACGACCTGACGGCCGTCGCGGACAGCGCCACGCACGCGGCGCTCTGCCTCGACAACGCGCGCCGCGCCGCGCACGACCGTGCCCTGGCCTCGACCGTGCACCGCAAGCTCCTGCCGAAGCGGCCCAGTCCGCAACTGGGCATCGACACCGCGTACGTGGCGCTGTCACCCAGTTCGGAGAGCCACACGTGGTTCGACGTCATCCCGCTGTCGGGCGCCCGCTGCGCGCTGGCCGTGGGCGAGGTCGACGGCGCCGGGGCGCATGCCCTCGCCATCATGGGACATATGCGTACGGCCCTGCGCGCCCTCGCCGACCTGGAACTCGAGCCGGACGAACTGCTCGCCCGGCTCGGCGACACCGTGACCCGGCTGTCCGACGACCAGCGGACGACGGGCCCCGCCGACGCACTGACCGCCAGCTGCACCTTCGCCGTCTACGATCCGGTGGCGCAGGCCTGCCGCGTCGCCTGCGCCGGACAGCGCGGGCCCCGGGTGATCGGCCCGGACGGCCGTGTCGACCGGATCGACGCACCGGTCGGTCCGCGCCTGGGAGCCCCCGACACCGCGCCGTTCGCGATGGCGGGCCGTAACCTGGAGAGCGGTACGACCCTCATCCTCGCCGGTGACGACCTGGACCAGGCGCTGAGCACGGAAGTCGTCAGCCGGCTCCTGGCCGTGTACGACTCGGCGCAGGACCTGGCGGACGGCCTGTTCACCCGGCTGGCAGCCAGTCCGCGCCACACAGGCACCGCGCTGCTGGCCCGCACCCACCAACTGTCGTCCGACAACACCGCCGTGTGGGAACTGCCCCAGGAGGACCGGGCCGCCTCCGAGGCCCGCCGGCTGACCCGGCGCTGGCTGACCGGACTCCCCCACCCCGTCTCCGACGACAGCGTCGACTCGGCGGGCCTGCTGGTGAGCGAGCTGGTCACCAACGCGGTGCGGTACGGCACGCCGCCCATCACGCTGCGGCTCATCCTCGACCAGTCCCTGACGATCGAGGTGGGCGACTCCAGCACCGTGACCCCCGACCTCAGACACGCCAGGGTGACCGACGAAGGCGGTCGCGGGCTGTTCATCGTCTCGCAGATCACCCACAAATGGGGCACCCGCCGCTCGTCCAACGGCAAAACCATCTGGGCCGAACAGCCCCTGGAAGACGAGGACTGAGCCCCGCGCACCCGCCCGCCGCCGGTGCTCAGTGGGCCCAGGACGTGAGGTGTTCGCTTACGTAGGCCGCCAGTTGTGGCGGTTGCCCGGTTCCGTCACCGTCAGGATCTCCGTGGCGGGGCCGATCGTGGCGCCGAGTTCTTCCAGGCTCATGCGCGGCGCGGCGCCGGTATCGGGCCCCGGGTCGCGATCGCGGGAGGCGTCTGCCTCTGCGTCGGGGGGCGTTCCCGTACGCGTAGTGCCAGGAGCGCCGTGTCGTCGCTCGCCCAGTCGCCGGTGTGCGCGGCCAGGACGCGGCCGATGTGGCGTACGGTGCCCGCCGCGTCCATGCCGTGGCAGGCGGCCAGGGCAGTGGCGAGGGCCTGGTCGCCGAAGACCGGGCGGGGGCCGCCGGGGACGATGGGGCGGGGGCGGGCCTCCGGGGCGCCGTCGGTGTAGAGGAGCAGGGTGTCGCCGGGGGCGAGGCGGAAGCGTACGTCCGTCAGGTCCACCTGCGGCAGGACGCCGAGCAGGCTGCCGCGGCGGCCGGTCCGCTGGACGCGGCCGTCGGCGCGCAGGATCAGCCCCGGCGGGTGTCCCGCCGTGCACAGCCGGCCCGAGACGCCCGTGGCGGTGGTGCGGAACGTGGCGTAGGCGGCGGTCAGGAAGCGTTCGCCCTTGCGCTGTTCGAGCAGCGCGGTGTTGAGGTTGTCCAGCACGGTCGCCGGCGACAGATGCTCGGTGGCCTGGGCGCGCAGCGTGTAGCGGGCCAGCGCCGTGACCTTGGCGGCCTCGGTGCCTTTGCCGCAGACGTCGCCCATCACCGTGCACCACCACGGGCCGCGCGCCTGGAAGAGGTCGTAGAAGTCCCCCACGACCGCGGAGCCGCCGGCGGCGGGGAGGTAGGACGCGGCGGCGTCCAGGCCGGGTATCGAAGGGAGGGCCGGGGGCAGCAGGCTGTCCTGGAGGCTGCGGGCCAGTTGGTTGGAGGTCGTCAGCGCGGCCCGGGTGTTCTCCAGCGACGTGCGCAGGTTGATCTCGTTGCTGACCGCTCTGGCCAGGGTTGCCAGCGTGGCCAGTTCGGCGGGCTGCCAGGGGTGCGGGTTCTCGTCGATCACGCACATGCTGCCCACCACCTCGCCGCCCGGCGCCAGAATCGGGTAGCCGGCCCACGCGCCGATCTTCATCGGCGCCACCGAGGGGTGGTCGCTGGTGCGCGGGTCGGTCGCCGCGTCCGCCACGGCGAACGGCGCGCCTTCGAGGCCGACCAGGAAGTAACAGAAGCTCTCCCGCGCCGCGTTCTGCCGTCCGGCGATCTGCTGGATGTCCACACCGACGCACGACTTCCAGAACGAACGGCGGTCGTCGACCAGGGTGATGAAGGCCCGCGCACACCCGGTCACCGCACCGGCCAGCCGCGCCAGATCGTCGAACTCCCGCTCGGGCCCGGTGTCCAGCAGGCCCGTCGCCGCCACCGCCGCAAGCCGCCGCTCGTCGGACAGGGCCGCCGGCAGACCGTCGCCGCGCAGCCCGCCGGGGAACGTCACACTTTGCACCGCAGGACCCCTCCCCCCGCCCGGCCGCGACCGGCGAAACCCGGCGCCGCCGGTCCGAAACCCGGCGCCGCCGGCCCGGCGCCACCGGTCCGCCGCACGCGAGCCAAGACTCGGCGCCGCCGTCACCGGCCCACGGCAACAGTAGCCCGCGCGCGAGTACGGCGACCCCCTGCCGAGGGTACGGACTGCCTCCGCAGAACCGTTTCTTTTGGCACCGAGGGTTCACCGAAGGCCGACCCGGTGTTCACCACCGACCGCCAAGTTCAGGGGTATGGCTTCAAGACCCTTCTCACGCAAGCGCACCCGGATCGCCATAGCGATCACCGCCACCGTTGCCGTGGCGGGCGCAGGTACGGCCGCGGCTCAGGCCGCCGGCTGGCTGTCGGCACCCTCGCACGACTTCCGCGCGACCGCCGACTCCTTCTCCGGCCACGGCAAGCTGACCGGCAACGTGCTGCGCAACGACCACGGCGCTACCGCGGTCGTACGGCACACCGCCCCCTCCGACGGTACGGCGACGGTCGAGGCGGACGGCTCGTTCACGTACACACCGAAGCCCGGCTTCAAGGGCACGGACACCTTCACCTACACCACCACCGACGCCGTGGAGCTGTTCAAGGACACGCAGTCGAACGGGGCCCCGCTGCCGCCGCTCGGACACGTCGCGGGGCCCGGCGGCACCACCACCGAACTCTCCGGCGAGGGCTTCGGCTCGTCGCTCGCCCCGGTGCCCGGCAAGCCGGGCCGCTTCTACGGCCTCACGGACCGCGGCCCCAACGCCGACGCGCCCGACGGCAACAAGTCCGAGATGCTGCTCGACTTCACCCCGGAGATCGGCGAGTTCAAGCTCGTCGACGGCAAGGCCCGGCTGGTCAAGACGGTCACGCTGAAGGGGCCGAAGAAGCTCGGCGGCACGAAGTACAGCGGCCGACCGCCGCACGACACGAGCGAGGTCATCGACGACGTCGCCGCGACGAACGCCAACGGCGGTACGCCGGTGCCCGTCGCCAGGGACGCGTACGGCTACGATTCCGAGGGCCTCGTCGCGCTGCGCGACGGTACGTTCTGGGTGTCGGACGAGTACGGCCCGTACGTCACGCACTTCGACGCCAACGGCTACGAGCTGGGCCGGCTGACCCCGTACAAGAACAGCCCGGACAACGCGCACCACAAGATCGTCGGATATCTCCCCGCCGAACTCGCCAACCGCGTCAAGAACAAGGGCATGGAGGGCCTGACGGTCACGCCTGACGGCAAGACCCTGGTCGGCGTCATGCAGTCCGCGCTGCAGCAGCCGGACCTCGGCGCCACCAAGGCCGCCAACGTCTCGCCCAGCCGCATCGTCACGATCGACCTGCGCACGTACCGGTCGAAGCAGTACCTGTACCTGCTGGACGACCCGGGCACCACGGGCAACGCCAACAGCGAGATCACCGCGCTGTCCGGCACGAAGTTCCTCATCGACGAACGCGACGGCAAGTTCCAGCCGTTCGCGCAGAAGAGCCTCTACGAGCTCGACACCAACGGCGCGACCGACGTCAGCGGCCTGACGATCGGCGGCAAGTCCCCCGAGGCCTTCGTCGGCGCCGCGGGCACCAACGCCGCGCTCACCGCGCTCACCGGCGCGGGCGTCAACGTCGCGCAGAAGCAGCCGTACGTCAACGTCGGCTCGCTGGTCAGCCAACTCGACCCGACCGGCCGCTTCTTCGCGCACGACAAGATCGAGGGCGTCGCCACGACGGACGCGGGCAAGACGCTATACCTGTCCAACGACGACGACTTCGGCATCGACACCATCGCCGTCGACCCCGACGGCAAGTGGACCGTCCACCAGAAGGTGCTGCCGTCCACGGGCAAGACCGACAACGGCGAGATCCTGAAGGTCGACACGACAAAGCTCCCGGCGGTCCTCAAGACCGTCACGGTAACCATCCGCGTGCGCTGACCCGCCGCGTACCGCCACTCCCCGCCGTCGGGCCCGCCCAGCCAACTGGACGGGCCCGACGGCGCGTCGGCACGGTGCGGGGCGGCTCAGCCCACGCGGTCGGCGCCGAATTCGGACGCCTCGACGCTGCCGGTGCTGGACAGGGAGTTGTCACGCATCTTCCACATGCCCACCAGGGGCGGGGTCGGCAGCTGCTGGTAGTCGGGGGCGACGAAGTACATCGAGCCGTCGCTCCACAGAGCGAGGTAGGACGTACCACTCGGCGTGCGGGCGGCGATCAGGCGCTCAGGGGCGGGGTGCGGGCCCGTCCACCGCGCCGCCGTGAGGACCGGCTCCTGCCCGAACTGCTGGGTGGCCGCGGCGTGGAAGTTCGCCACGGACGCCTCGATGCCGGCATCCGAATGGAACTTCCGGCCGATCCGTACGACAGGACCGGCCGACTGCTGCTTGCGTCGTCCGAAAAGCGGCATGACGCCTCCATGATGTCGTGGTGTCGGCCGGCGCGGTCCCAAGGACCGCCGGAAGAGTTCGCGACCTCGGCGAACGCGCCGTACCACTCGGATCATCGCCTGCCGTCACAGCGCCGGCAGCGGAATCGAGTTCCTCTGCCCCGCTCTGCGGACGCCCCGGCCCTCCGGATGGCGTACGCCTTTTCATTGCGGCCGGCGGCCTCAGACGCCGACGTGGTGATGGGCCGCCCACGCCGCCGGGGCGGCCGCATAGCGCCTCTTGAGATGGCGGGCGGTACGGGAAAGGGCTTGGGCCGGGTCGCCGTCGGTGCGGGCCAGCTCGGTGTAAAAACGGCGGGCGGCCGTTTCGGCCACGGCGTCAGGGACGCGCCACTGGGTTCCGATCACGCCGGAGAAGCCCACGAGCTGGAACGCCGCAGTGAGATTGATCGACTCATCCACCAACTCCCGTACTGTATGTGCGGTTTCGCAGGCAGACAGGTAGGCCAGGCGGCCCCATCCGTTCCGCAGTGCGGCGATGTCGGCGAAGGTCAGATCGATGTCCGGGAGCAGGAAGCGGCTGTCCCCGGGATCCTCGGCATCCGCCTTGGCGTGGAGTGCCAGGTGCAGGTACGAAGAGGTCACCAGCGCACTCGTCAGGACCGAGCGGTCGCAGTTCCCCGCGTCGAGCGGATCGACACCCAGATAACGCGCGGCCGCGTGTACCTCCCGACGCGCCGCCGGGAGCATCGGTGCGTCGATCCCGTCGCCACTCGCGTGGATCACAGCCGCACCACGGGGCACGGCGTCGTCGCCCGGCAGCACCGCTGACGCGCGACGCCGACTGTGATGCAGTGCGGTCACGGTAGGGCTGTACGAGGAGACCGTCAGGTCCACCAGCGACTCGCCGGAGTCGGCGGCGGTGGCGGCGTGCAACGGCAACTGGCACAGCGCCTGGGTCGGCACCCACCAAAGACGCGTGGCAG is from Streptomyces sp. NBC_00370 and encodes:
- a CDS encoding TetR/AcrR family transcriptional regulator is translated as MRPDTSAAATRSRVRNRRGQGDRLRDEIVTAAVDLLDEAGDAGAVTLRSVARRVGIAAPSIYRHFPDQPAIMLAVVRNAFAELDEQLGAADTAAGTSAQAAADTATGTAVEAAADTAANPAEHSAANPAEDSAGDAPRERLTALCHSYLAFARAHPGRYRAMFGGLWTPDLDASSVTEEDVATLGQASMRRLAEALGGCVAAGRATSTDLAADAVALWLGLHGLAHQQAVAPSFRWPPDIAERVITALAHFTDVRPPA
- a CDS encoding PAS domain-containing protein encodes the protein MERTPEPLFTVDDAGRVTSWSDAAARLFGSPAVRVRNRGAAEAVAGSGVPLRAVPRPDAEGWEIYPYDGAGSGQRAAGPDLEGALVRALFAESQLGLIVLDQDLRLVRASAAARAMYGDSADKLLGRPLDEAYDLEDPAREVAAAREVLKTGTPVFSRLVTSFTTVRPRRRQYYSVSAFRLSGPHGEPLGLAMTLLEVTRRERDRERADCVSRVRELVGRSLQVTESCQHFADALVPDFADIALVTLTEQVAGGDYPPLRPVDTEKLLLRRAAFRTSGSADADVETGIGIGIGIGEVSAVGEEAAVNKALREERPVLVRAGADDESGDGSRTDPADSRAQARAHTMIVAPLTVRGRVLGLLRLLRCGDSEPFTRDDLTAVADSATHAALCLDNARRAAHDRALASTVHRKLLPKRPSPQLGIDTAYVALSPSSESHTWFDVIPLSGARCALAVGEVDGAGAHALAIMGHMRTALRALADLELEPDELLARLGDTVTRLSDDQRTTGPADALTASCTFAVYDPVAQACRVACAGQRGPRVIGPDGRVDRIDAPVGPRLGAPDTAPFAMAGRNLESGTTLILAGDDLDQALSTEVVSRLLAVYDSAQDLADGLFTRLAASPRHTGTALLARTHQLSSDNTAVWELPQEDRAASEARRLTRRWLTGLPHPVSDDSVDSAGLLVSELVTNAVRYGTPPITLRLILDQSLTIEVGDSSTVTPDLRHARVTDEGGRGLFIVSQITHKWGTRRSSNGKTIWAEQPLEDED
- a CDS encoding esterase-like activity of phytase family protein, whose translation is MASRPFSRKRTRIAIAITATVAVAGAGTAAAQAAGWLSAPSHDFRATADSFSGHGKLTGNVLRNDHGATAVVRHTAPSDGTATVEADGSFTYTPKPGFKGTDTFTYTTTDAVELFKDTQSNGAPLPPLGHVAGPGGTTTELSGEGFGSSLAPVPGKPGRFYGLTDRGPNADAPDGNKSEMLLDFTPEIGEFKLVDGKARLVKTVTLKGPKKLGGTKYSGRPPHDTSEVIDDVAATNANGGTPVPVARDAYGYDSEGLVALRDGTFWVSDEYGPYVTHFDANGYELGRLTPYKNSPDNAHHKIVGYLPAELANRVKNKGMEGLTVTPDGKTLVGVMQSALQQPDLGATKAANVSPSRIVTIDLRTYRSKQYLYLLDDPGTTGNANSEITALSGTKFLIDERDGKFQPFAQKSLYELDTNGATDVSGLTIGGKSPEAFVGAAGTNAALTALTGAGVNVAQKQPYVNVGSLVSQLDPTGRFFAHDKIEGVATTDAGKTLYLSNDDDFGIDTIAVDPDGKWTVHQKVLPSTGKTDNGEILKVDTTKLPAVLKTVTVTIRVR
- a CDS encoding PP2C family protein-serine/threonine phosphatase, yielding MTFPGGLRGDGLPAALSDERRLAAVAATGLLDTGPEREFDDLARLAGAVTGCARAFITLVDDRRSFWKSCVGVDIQQIAGRQNAARESFCYFLVGLEGAPFAVADAATDPRTSDHPSVAPMKIGAWAGYPILAPGGEVVGSMCVIDENPHPWQPAELATLATLARAVSNEINLRTSLENTRAALTTSNQLARSLQDSLLPPALPSIPGLDAAASYLPAAGGSAVVGDFYDLFQARGPWWCTVMGDVCGKGTEAAKVTALARYTLRAQATEHLSPATVLDNLNTALLEQRKGERFLTAAYATFRTTATGVSGRLCTAGHPPGLILRADGRVQRTGRRGSLLGVLPQVDLTDVRFRLAPGDTLLLYTDGAPEARPRPIVPGGPRPVFGDQALATALAACHGMDAAGTVRHIGRVLAAHTGDWASDDTALLALRVRERPPTQRQTPPAIATRGPIPAPRRA